From the Hoplias malabaricus isolate fHopMal1 chromosome 13, fHopMal1.hap1, whole genome shotgun sequence genome, the window AACAGTGATAGTGTTGTGTGACCCGTCTGTCACCTCCACGCTAAGGAAATATCTTCATCTTTTTTACCTGCGTTTCAGAGACTGTAGGCGGTTGTTTacctgcttttgtgtgtgtgtgtgtgtttgtgtgtgtatgggcgTGTCCATGGATCTCTCCGCGGGGCAGCGCGAGACCCCTCGCCATACCGCTCTAGTCTCCGTCATGTTTCGCGTCGTGGTCCTCGCGCTCGCTCTATGTCTCACGGCCTCCGCGGAGGAGGGGCCCGTGCCCGACCCCGCGTCCGTGTCCGAGACGGTGTCCGAGTCCGTCTCCGAGACAGTGTCCGAGTCCGTGTCCGACACAGTGTCCGAGTCCGTCTCCGAGACGGTGTCCGCGGATCCAACTCCAGCGCACGCTCTTGGCGGTCTTGGTGATGCGTGCAACACGCGCACCGGCGCCGCGCGCTGCGCTCCCGGTCTCGAATGCGTGAAGAACAAGACGAAGGGCGCCAAGAAGGGCAGCGGCGTGTGCACGTGCACGAGCGACTACGAGGTGTGCGGCACGGACGACGAGAACTACGCGACCGCGTGCGAGCTGAAGGCGGCGAGCGCGCGCGCCCAGAGCGAGGGCAAGGAAGCCGTTAAGGTGCAGCACAAGGGCAAGTGCCATCGAGGTAAGAGACGGTGTTTCAGGTGATGTCCCTCTatcttcagagaacacagttccactgccccaAAGCCCGGTTCTGGGGGCTGTGCCACTCTCGCCAACAACACTCGGTGCCAGAAAAGTGTGCACTAAACTGtaaaggtgtctacaaacttttgccTTGTTTTCCTTCAGGGCTCAGGGCTCTGACCGCAGGACGTCCACTGACCCGAGAGAACAGAGCAGACTGATATAAACCAAGTTGGACTGTGTCCATAAGTATGTGGACACCACTCAATTGCAGACATGGGTTCTACTGAGTGTAACtgccatagaaaagcattgccaGAAGTATGGGTGTactacagctcatttccagctgctccagagcatcccccAGTATTGGCCTGTGGAGTAGAGGAATGTAAAAACTATGGCATGAGCTGGTGAATGGTAGTACACACTTAAAAAgcatggttctacaagggtttttattaaaggaaatggttctgcatagaaccctgaacacttgaaccttttgcatgatcatggttctatatagaaacaTTGTCTTTACCAAAAAAAACCCTTATAGAACCATACATTTTAAGTGTGTACTTTAGGAAATGATATGAAGGcatgtgtactgtttacacacacacacacacacacacacagacacacacacaatcactggCAGCAGTCCAAGCAGAAAGCTGGTGTGTTTCTGCAGTGTGTCACGCATTTCCCTCAGCAGACTAGTCTGAAATTCCAGGAGGATTTGTTGCGGTGAATAGGAGCCGAGACACTGACCAAACACAGAGCTGCGCTGTTGGTAAAAGCAAAGCCAGGGGTGTCCGCACAGCCCAGCATTCGCAGCTCATTACAGCTGCATGATTAACCGCGGTCCtcttctctgattggctgatgttCTGCACTTCATTCTGAAAGAAGTCCAGGCTTAAATGTCCTGTTCTAATGGTAAAGATTGTGGACAATAAAGAGTCACTCATGATGGATCTGTGGATCCAGTTACTTCCTGGCGGTCAAGAACAGCACAAGGTTTATTCACATTTTCCCCATATTTCCCCATGTTAGTATGGTTGTGGTTATGACATCAGAAATATGGTTAATTCGACATAGCCTTTTTTGGTAGCTTAATTCCTCTGTATGTTATTTATGTTGTTACTTCCTCTTAATTCTTCTGAGATTTGTGATTTGAACAGACAGGGTTTcttcaagtctctctctctctctctctctctctctctctctctctctctctctctctctctctctctctctctctctctcagcctatatatttcttttttcttcatcaTCACTCTCAAACTTTAGTTCccactctcttctttctcatatctctctctctctctctctctctctctctctctctctctctctctctctctctctctcacactatttatgtctctcactctctgtttgCATTTTTCAAAGAGTCACCATAAGGTGTGTTAATCCACTGAGGGAAAAGATATCAAGGTGTTTAAGATGAGATACTCatctgtcatctctctctctctctctctctctctctctctctctctctctctctctctctctctctctctctctctctcagctccctcCATTGTGACTGCTCCGGGAGAGGTGTGGAACGTGACAGGGTCTCAGGTGTACCTCAGCTGTGAGGTCACTGGCATCCCAACTCCTATTCTCACCTGGAAGAAGGTACTCTTCCCACTGCTGAattgggcagttagtgttctcctgcaagcgtgtAGAGCTCCAGCGGCGTTATGTTAGAGCCCGTTTGAAATGTTGGTAATGAGCCCAATTCATGCAGACATTTTTGAAGGACTATGCTTTTATGGTCCTCTAGATTTACATCCACCAATTCTCCTGACTGTTTATTCAGTCAGAAAAACGGGCgagtcattgtgtgtgtgtgtgtgtgtgtgtgtgtgtgtgtatacagtagGGCACAGACTGTGTGAAAGGATGCAAGCAGCTATGAATAACattgaacaaaaacaatagagTCAAAACAAGAAAGGGATTACAGAGAGGAAATTTTCCGTCCAGTGCGGCAGTAGAGCATCAGCCTGTAACATCCTCTCCCTGATTcagaaccagaactgtaaacTCATAACTACACACTGTAAAGACCACCAAACCAAATGTGCCTGTGTGGTATTCTTAACCTTGAATGGCAGTTAATGAAACCAGATTTAGTCCATCTCAGTTTTGGAATGCTatgtttctattggttcattcatgaAACATTTATGTATTTGCGGTTTCCACCGCATAAAACGGAGGGGTTTTAATACAGTATGAAtctgtagtttgtgtagtttCTACAGTCTGACGGAAAGAAAACAGACTGTGTGACACTGATGATTGAAAATTGCACCAGGTGTAGATCTTCAGTCTGAGAGTGAGGGAAAATGTATGGATTTTATGGTGAATTTATGAAGTATGAATCTTTTGTGAAGGTGGTTATACAGTTCACCAGTAAGAAACATTTTAATGAAGTGTGAATGTTCAGTGTTTATACTGTAATGAATGTGTACTAATCTACAGAATCTACACTGTGTGGTGATTTTAGAGCACTGTAGAGAACTACATGGTGAAAGCAATTCGTACTTAGAAACAGATGATGAAAACACagtaatatgtttatttttcttatgtACAAAGTTGGTTTGTGTTTGCAGTTTTACATTTAAGAGAAATGAAAGAATGCAACCTA encodes:
- the igfbp7 gene encoding insulin-like growth factor-binding protein 7 isoform X2 produces the protein MFRVVVLALALCLTASAEEGPVPDPASVSETVSESVSETVSESVSDTVSESVSETVSADPTPAHALGGLGDACNTRTGAARCAPGLECVKNKTKGAKKGSGVCTCTSDYEVCGTDDENYATACELKAASARAQSEGKEAVKVQHKGKCHRAPSIVTAPGEVWNVTGSQVYLSCEVTGIPTPILTWKKISGDKMLPLPGDHGNLAIQTRGGPEKHEVTGWVLVFPLSTDDAGSYECHASNAKGEASAVGYINVVESIKDIPTKKVKDDEL
- the igfbp7 gene encoding insulin-like growth factor-binding protein 7 isoform X1, yielding MFRVVVLALALCLTASAEEGPVPDPASVSETVSESVSETVSESVSDTVSESVSETVSADPTPAHALGGLGDACNTRTGAARCAPGLECVKNKTKGAKKGSGVCTCTSDYEVCGTDDENYATACELKAASARAQSEGKEAVKVQHKGKCHRAPSIVTAPGEVWNVTGSQVYLSCEVTGIPTPILTWKKISGDKMLPLPGDHGNLAIQTRGGPEKHEVTGWVLVFPLSTDDAGSYECHASNAKGEASAVGYINVVESIKDIPTKKVVKDDEL